The proteins below are encoded in one region of Apium graveolens cultivar Ventura chromosome 4, ASM990537v1, whole genome shotgun sequence:
- the LOC141721387 gene encoding stress enhanced protein 2, chloroplastic: MALAVRPAVFCQLNSAHKAAGKPDQQPETLQISVPVQNFDAGKIVLQPRLCTLRSYGSEGGAMIKSNKSSGGAGDLEDGEVSRFFGTLSEYIESSKKSQDFEIISGRLAMIVFAGTIIMESMTGNSTFRKMEVQGIAEAAGVCVAAITCAATFAYFSSARNRVGRIFTVGCNTFIDSLIDQIIDGLFYESELGDWSDEI; the protein is encoded by the exons ATGGCATTAGCTGTTCGACCGGCAGTTTTTTGCCAGCTTAACTCAGCTCACAAGGCAGCAGGCAAGCCTGATCAGCAACCCGAGACGTTGCAGATTAGTGTTCCGGTTCAGAACTTCGATGCGGGGAAGATTGTGTTGCAGCCGCGGCTATGCACGCTTCGATCTTATGGTTCTGAGGGGGGTGCAATGATTAAAAGTAACAAGAGCAGTGGTGGTGCTGGTGATTTAGAGGATGGTGAGGTTTCGAGGTTTTTCGGGACGTTATCGGAGTATATTGAGAGCTCTAAGAAGAGTCAGGACTTTGAGATCATCTCTGGTCGTCTCGCCATG ATTGTATTTGcagggacaataataatggaATCAATGACAGGAAATTCGACATTCAGAAAGATGGAAGTACAAGGAATAGCAGAAGCAGCAGGAGTGTGTGTGGCAGCCATAACTTGTGCTGCAACTTTTGCTTATTTCTCCAGTGCCCGTAACAGAGTAGGCCGAATATTCACTGTCGGCTGTAACACTTTCATTGACTCTCTAATTGATCAAATCATAGATGGTTTATTTTACGAGAGTGAACTCGGCGATTGGTCAGATGAAATTTGA